In Deinococcus psychrotolerans, a genomic segment contains:
- a CDS encoding cysteine desulfurase family protein, which translates to MIYLDYAATHPMTATALSAYAHAAAVPGNPASIHAAGQAARELLEEGRAALAAALGVHPLTLTALSGGTEADNQVLLSSFPGAGGHLITSSIEHSAVLAPARFLAARGVAVTFLEPDASGQIDPEQLREALRPDTKLVSIHHANNEIGAVQPIAELAEIAHAGGAKFHTDAVQSPGVLPVDLLSWKVDYASFSAHKWGGPLGVGLLYVRRGLDLPPLLLGGGQEKGLRSGTQNAPGLYAAGLSLREAVAAQLQTHAHLRALNDRLTARLSGHANVRANHTPAGSPKVASFTALGADGEALLMNLDFAGVCVSAGSACSAGTMQPSHVLSALGLSDADALATVRLSFGFQTTTGEIDEAASALLRAATASRA; encoded by the coding sequence GTGATTTACCTTGATTACGCTGCCACCCACCCGATGACGGCTACCGCCCTCTCGGCCTACGCCCACGCCGCCGCCGTGCCGGGCAATCCGGCCAGCATTCACGCGGCGGGTCAGGCCGCCCGCGAGCTGCTCGAAGAGGGGAGAGCGGCGTTGGCGGCGGCGCTGGGCGTGCATCCGCTGACCCTCACGGCCCTGAGCGGCGGCACCGAGGCCGACAACCAGGTGCTGCTCTCCAGCTTCCCCGGCGCGGGCGGTCACCTGATCACCTCCAGCATTGAGCATTCGGCGGTGCTGGCTCCGGCCCGCTTCCTCGCGGCGCGGGGCGTGGCCGTCACCTTCCTTGAGCCGGACGCCAGCGGCCAGATTGACCCTGAGCAGCTCCGGGAAGCGCTACGTCCCGACACCAAGTTGGTCAGCATTCACCATGCCAACAACGAAATCGGCGCGGTACAACCGATTGCCGAGTTGGCCGAAATTGCCCACGCGGGCGGGGCGAAATTTCACACCGACGCGGTGCAGTCGCCCGGCGTGTTGCCCGTCGACTTGCTGTCTTGGAAGGTGGATTACGCCAGTTTCAGCGCCCACAAATGGGGCGGGCCGCTCGGCGTGGGCCTGCTCTACGTCCGGCGCGGCCTCGACTTGCCGCCCCTGCTGCTGGGCGGCGGGCAAGAAAAGGGTCTGCGGAGCGGCACTCAAAACGCTCCCGGCCTTTATGCGGCGGGCTTGAGCCTGCGTGAAGCGGTGGCCGCGCAGCTCCAAACCCACGCCCACCTGCGTGCCCTGAATGACCGCCTCACAGCGCGGCTGTCGGGTCACGCGAATGTGCGGGCCAACCACACCCCAGCGGGCAGCCCCAAGGTGGCGTCGTTTACCGCTCTCGGCGCGGACGGTGAGGCGCTGCTGATGAATTTGGATTTCGCGGGGGTGTGCGTCTCGGCGGGCAGCGCTTGTTCGGCGGGTACCATGCAGCCCAGCCACGTCCTGAGCGCTCTGGGCCTCAGTGACGCCGACGCCCTTGCTACCGTGCGGCTCAGTTTTGGATTTCAGACCACCACCGGTGAGATTGACGAAGCCGCTTCGGCACTGCTCAGGGCGGCCACGGCCAGCCGCGCTTAG
- a CDS encoding GGDEF domain-containing protein, which translates to MQRLRELSHPTHLESISHLQRQGFRLLAPVATVAAILALVFQRDSVDSLDKVALPLIAALVLMMELGLRRNWLKLGQALDATYLVISLYLVILFYHQFSSFVPEHQMLSEGVMWFPALSMMAFVLWRVKTASQIVIGTLLITLLIAAFQVAALWQAGQLSDRLLASLSQFFLSNILIVLIQYVVARVRQQYEEMRRLAYLDSLTGLPNRRAAQRLLDHLDGAQQPYALISFDLDHFKLINDQYGHAEGDRVLVQAGQLAGQYLSEPSLLARWGGEEFLMILPGLSSAEACLMAERARSNLAGYSFRFGQVTASFGVVGPINTPPAAQVELLGFADRALQAAKISGRNKVEVASHWHEALLAQYHVHPQETSLR; encoded by the coding sequence ATGCAGCGTTTGAGAGAATTAAGTCATCCGACCCACTTGGAGAGTATCAGTCACCTGCAAAGGCAGGGTTTTCGGCTGCTCGCTCCGGTGGCGACGGTGGCCGCAATCTTGGCACTGGTTTTCCAACGTGACTCGGTCGATTCGCTCGACAAAGTGGCGTTGCCGCTGATCGCCGCGCTGGTGCTGATGATGGAGCTCGGCTTGCGCCGCAACTGGCTCAAACTCGGACAAGCGCTGGACGCGACGTATCTGGTGATCAGCCTGTATTTGGTGATTCTTTTTTACCATCAGTTTTCTTCGTTCGTGCCTGAACATCAAATGCTCAGCGAGGGCGTGATGTGGTTTCCGGCGCTCTCCATGATGGCGTTTGTGCTGTGGAGAGTGAAAACGGCCAGCCAGATCGTCATCGGCACGCTGCTGATCACTTTGCTGATCGCCGCGTTTCAGGTGGCTGCGCTGTGGCAAGCTGGGCAACTCAGTGACCGCTTGCTGGCTTCGCTGAGTCAGTTCTTTTTGTCCAACATCCTGATCGTGCTGATTCAGTATGTGGTGGCCCGCGTTCGGCAGCAGTACGAGGAGATGCGGCGGCTGGCTTACCTCGACAGCCTGACAGGCCTGCCCAACCGACGAGCGGCCCAGCGCCTCCTCGATCACCTCGACGGAGCCCAGCAGCCTTACGCCCTGATTTCGTTTGACCTCGACCATTTCAAGTTGATCAACGACCAGTACGGCCACGCAGAAGGCGACCGGGTGCTGGTGCAAGCCGGCCAACTCGCCGGCCAATACCTCAGCGAACCGAGTCTGCTGGCCCGCTGGGGCGGCGAGGAATTTTTAATGATCCTGCCGGGCCTGAGCAGCGCAGAAGCCTGCTTGATGGCCGAGCGGGCCCGCAGCAACTTGGCTGGCTACAGCTTCAGGTTTGGCCAAGTCACCGCTTCGTTCGGCGTGGTCGGCCCTATCAACACGCCGCCAGCGGCTCAAGTCGAACTCTTGGGCTTTGCTGACCGGGCGCTGCAAGCCGCCAAAATCAGCGGACGAAATAAAGTAGAGGTGGCGTCTCACTGGCACGAGGCGTTGCTCGCTCAGTACCATGTCCACCCGCAAGAAACCAGCTTGCGCTAA
- a CDS encoding ABC transporter ATP-binding protein, whose product MFSRPNARAALPDTGPNRRDPANLLRLLHYVKPYVGWLSLGIFSTLISAGLSLVFPKLFGNLIDASFLKRAGSGVADTGPLDRIVLLLLGVFAVVALFTALQSFLISRVGVRVVADLRRAVFSHLLTLSPRFFATRRTGELTSRLTSDVSTVQTVVSSALAQLLSQVVTLIGGVTLMVLTSFQLSLFTLAVIPLIIGTAVVIGLQIRKAAREVQDKVAAANASAEEAISGVRVVQSFTAEDVERERYGDGVEQSFAASLRRIKLTSLMAGIMTFLAFGSLAGVLWYGGRQVLVGAITPGKLVSFLFYALQVGINVGGLTGIFSQVQEALGASSRLFELLDTKSELPVSAAPQPLNRVVGHVQFEEVSFRYGDEGELPTLSGLNLDVSPGQTVALVGPSGAGKSTLVSLLPRFYDVTGGTLKVDGVDVRQADLEALRRQVGLVPQETLLFSGSVAENILYGRPSASQAEVQSAARAANAEEFILRLPQGYATAVGERGVKLSGGQRQRVAIARAILKNPRILILDEATSALDNESEALVQDALEKLMVGRTTFVIAHRLSTIRSADLIVVMDAGCIVQRGTHAELLQQGGLYKDLYDLQFRAERREQGPLAVQGI is encoded by the coding sequence ATGTTTTCACGTCCCAACGCCCGCGCCGCTTTGCCAGACACCGGGCCAAATCGCCGCGACCCGGCCAATTTGCTGCGGCTGCTGCACTACGTCAAGCCTTACGTTGGATGGCTGTCGCTGGGCATTTTCAGCACCTTGATTTCGGCTGGCCTGAGCTTGGTGTTTCCCAAATTGTTCGGCAACCTGATCGACGCTTCATTTCTCAAGCGGGCGGGGAGCGGCGTGGCCGACACTGGGCCGCTCGACCGAATCGTGCTGCTGCTGCTGGGAGTGTTCGCGGTGGTGGCGCTGTTTACCGCTCTGCAATCGTTTTTGATTTCGCGGGTGGGGGTGCGGGTGGTGGCCGACCTGCGCCGAGCGGTGTTTTCGCATCTGCTCACGCTCAGTCCGCGCTTTTTTGCCACGCGGCGCACCGGCGAACTTACCAGCCGCCTGACCAGCGACGTATCCACGGTGCAGACGGTGGTCAGCAGCGCTCTAGCGCAACTGCTCAGCCAAGTCGTGACGCTCATTGGCGGCGTCACCTTGATGGTGCTGACCAGTTTTCAGCTCAGTTTGTTTACGCTGGCGGTCATTCCGCTGATTATCGGCACGGCGGTGGTGATCGGCCTCCAGATCCGCAAGGCCGCCCGCGAGGTGCAGGATAAAGTGGCCGCCGCCAACGCCAGCGCCGAGGAAGCCATCAGCGGCGTGCGGGTGGTGCAGAGCTTTACCGCCGAGGACGTGGAGCGTGAGCGCTACGGCGACGGCGTCGAGCAGTCGTTTGCCGCTTCGCTGCGCCGCATCAAGCTCACGTCACTGATGGCGGGCATCATGACTTTTTTGGCGTTTGGCAGCTTGGCGGGGGTGCTGTGGTACGGCGGGCGGCAAGTCTTGGTGGGGGCCATCACGCCGGGCAAACTGGTCAGCTTTTTGTTTTATGCGCTGCAAGTCGGGATCAACGTCGGCGGCCTGACCGGCATTTTTTCGCAAGTTCAAGAAGCGTTGGGCGCTTCCTCGCGCCTCTTCGAGCTGCTCGACACCAAAAGCGAGTTGCCCGTCAGTGCTGCCCCGCAGCCGCTGAACCGGGTGGTGGGCCACGTCCAGTTCGAAGAGGTCTCGTTTCGGTACGGTGACGAGGGCGAGCTGCCCACCCTGTCTGGCCTTAACTTGGATGTGTCGCCGGGCCAAACGGTGGCCCTAGTGGGGCCGAGCGGAGCTGGAAAATCCACGCTGGTCAGCTTGCTGCCGCGCTTTTACGACGTGACCGGCGGCACCCTCAAGGTGGACGGCGTGGACGTGCGGCAAGCCGACTTGGAAGCGCTGCGCCGTCAAGTCGGCTTGGTGCCGCAGGAGACTTTGCTGTTTTCCGGCAGCGTGGCCGAGAACATTTTGTACGGGCGGCCCAGCGCCAGCCAAGCTGAAGTGCAGAGCGCGGCGCGGGCGGCCAACGCTGAGGAATTTATCCTGCGACTGCCGCAGGGGTACGCCACGGCCGTCGGTGAGCGCGGTGTGAAATTGTCGGGCGGGCAGCGCCAGCGCGTCGCCATTGCGCGGGCCATTCTCAAAAATCCCCGCATCCTGATTTTGGACGAAGCCACCAGTGCCCTGGACAACGAATCCGAAGCGCTGGTGCAAGACGCCCTTGAAAAACTGATGGTGGGCCGCACCACGTTCGTGATTGCTCACCGCCTCAGCACCATTCGCAGCGCCGACTTGATCGTGGTGATGGACGCGGGCTGCATCGTGCAGCGCGGGACTCACGCCGAACTCCTGCAACAAGGCGGCCTTTATAAAGACCTCTACGACTTGCAGTTCCGTGCCGAGCGCCGTGAGCAAGGCCCACTGGCCGTGCAAGGCATTTAA
- a CDS encoding DsbA family oxidoreductase yields MTPTLIYFDFLCPYAWRGVELADLLRREHGLMFELRHFSLVQGNHNDNAQSRHQPTWWLTDQAAGSGSAAQIGSLEAFLADQAAARQSEEKRWAFALALFRAVHRDKAELSAQTIQAAAQTARLDMAQFQTDLAEDGARRAELRTDLAAAAEQGVFGTPTFVLPEGHAAYFRFANLVSPEKALETWQLYVSVLESDARIETIKRAKRA; encoded by the coding sequence ATGACCCCTACCCTGATCTACTTTGATTTCCTATGCCCTTACGCCTGGCGCGGCGTAGAACTGGCCGATCTCTTGCGGCGCGAACACGGCCTGATGTTCGAGCTGCGCCACTTCAGCCTCGTGCAGGGTAACCACAATGACAATGCCCAGAGCCGTCACCAGCCGACTTGGTGGCTGACCGATCAAGCGGCAGGCAGTGGCAGCGCGGCCCAAATCGGCAGCTTAGAGGCCTTTTTGGCTGACCAAGCGGCGGCCCGGCAAAGTGAAGAAAAGCGCTGGGCCTTTGCCCTGGCGCTCTTTAGGGCCGTGCACCGTGACAAAGCCGAGCTGAGTGCCCAGACCATCCAAGCCGCCGCCCAGACAGCCAGACTTGATATGGCCCAGTTCCAAACCGACCTGGCAGAGGATGGGGCCCGCCGAGCCGAGCTGCGAACCGATCTGGCGGCGGCGGCGGAGCAGGGCGTCTTCGGCACGCCGACTTTCGTGCTGCCGGAAGGTCACGCCGCTTACTTCCGTTTTGCCAACCTCGTTTCGCCTGAAAAAGCGCTCGAAACGTGGCAGCTCTACGTCTCGGTACTGGAAAGTGACGCCCGCATCGAAACCATCAAGCGGGCCAAACGGGCCTGA
- a CDS encoding VWA domain-containing protein, translated as MAQGSALLPELTAFVAKLRRAGFSAGPSELAGALRAAEALGLLDLAALETAWGIVFARSKEQAELFVPLFRAHFLKPDLPAPPQSDAVQPQPSEDDSPPSGDAEPLPAQQQGAAEAEPLSPDVENASEAAQWLQTRLSPHAAQGAPPSLSGDAQLYAQAARALLGVRLGHSRRFRPTPLGQRIDLRATLQSARQTGGEAIRLRRKGRPPRPPKVVLVLDGSRSMAPYAALLLRYAAALSVRSRSVEVYAFSTSLTRLTPLLRAGQVAPAMQLGQSWGGGTRIGENLERLLREGKAALRPTTLLLILSDGLDTGEPAQLAGALSKLRRRVGGVIWLNPLAAQDGYQPLARGMAAALPALDVFVGVEDAADLLALPKKVQRALR; from the coding sequence GTGGCGCAAGGTTCAGCGCTGCTTCCTGAACTCACTGCCTTTGTCGCCAAGTTGCGCCGCGCCGGATTTTCTGCTGGCCCCAGCGAGCTGGCCGGGGCGCTGCGGGCCGCTGAAGCGCTGGGCCTGCTGGATTTAGCCGCGCTGGAAACGGCTTGGGGGATTGTGTTTGCCCGCAGCAAAGAGCAGGCCGAGCTTTTTGTGCCGCTGTTTCGGGCACATTTCTTAAAGCCGGACTTGCCCGCGCCGCCTCAAAGCGACGCCGTTCAACCCCAGCCGAGTGAAGACGACAGCCCCCCTTCAGGCGACGCTGAACCGCTGCCTGCCCAGCAGCAAGGTGCAGCCGAGGCCGAGCCTCTGTCTCCAGATGTTGAAAACGCCAGCGAAGCCGCCCAGTGGCTGCAAACCCGCCTGAGTCCCCATGCCGCACAGGGAGCGCCCCCTTCTTTGTCCGGCGACGCTCAGCTTTACGCCCAAGCCGCCCGCGCTCTCCTGGGCGTGCGGCTTGGGCATTCGCGGCGGTTTCGGCCCACGCCGTTGGGGCAGCGCATTGATCTGCGGGCCACCTTGCAATCGGCGCGGCAAACCGGCGGCGAGGCGATCCGGCTGCGCCGCAAAGGTCGCCCGCCCCGCCCGCCCAAAGTGGTGCTGGTCTTGGATGGCAGCCGCAGCATGGCTCCCTATGCCGCGCTGCTGCTGCGCTACGCCGCCGCCCTCTCTGTCCGCAGCCGCTCGGTGGAGGTCTACGCTTTCAGCACTTCGCTGACTCGACTGACTCCCCTGCTGCGGGCCGGGCAAGTTGCGCCCGCCATGCAGTTGGGCCAAAGCTGGGGCGGCGGCACCCGCATCGGTGAAAATCTGGAGCGGCTGCTGCGCGAAGGCAAAGCCGCGCTGCGGCCCACGACCTTGCTGCTGATCCTCAGTGACGGCCTCGATACCGGCGAGCCAGCGCAACTGGCCGGGGCGCTCAGTAAACTGCGCCGCCGAGTCGGCGGGGTCATCTGGCTCAATCCGCTGGCCGCCCAAGACGGGTACCAGCCGCTGGCACGCGGAATGGCGGCGGCTTTGCCGGCCCTAGACGTATTTGTGGGCGTTGAGGACGCCGCCGACCTGCTGGCCCTCCCCAAAAAAGTGCAGCGGGCGCTGCGTTGA
- a CDS encoding GGDEF domain-containing protein yields the protein MAPDSRLHLPLRDPDGEASRRRIYTATLSFGLVLLGVSVFWQRLTGASDLYLIYGAPTLWLLGIFNLWWLLTKRSLVVSERLGIGVLAVANVARIILLCFEAPASGLINNGPYWGMVGVCALVFLAFVPRQFFVFNLAYAALSLALPWLLPGSAALHNVFEWLRVQLNAVVVLSLIWGLAWFRTQHAAQAVTQEQLRQMAFTDPLTQLPNRRAVYPAVDALLSAAARGQAGSLLLIDLDHFKRVNDECGHGVGDEVLVAAARVLQNAVTEVGAAPPTVGRWGGEEFIVVMPGAAAERARFRAEQLLVDFRAHAWPHHLRLTISIGLSTVRPGEAFSTLLARADESMYAAKSAGRDRVGVEHVKMDDAEAEYGPAH from the coding sequence ATGGCTCCAGACTCCAGACTTCATTTGCCTCTGCGCGATCCTGACGGCGAGGCGAGCCGCCGCCGCATCTACACCGCCACGCTGAGCTTCGGGTTGGTGCTGCTGGGCGTCAGTGTGTTTTGGCAGCGCCTGACCGGCGCTTCGGATTTGTATTTGATCTACGGCGCACCGACGCTGTGGCTGCTGGGCATCTTTAACCTGTGGTGGCTGCTGACCAAGCGCTCCTTGGTGGTGTCCGAGCGCCTGGGCATCGGGGTGCTGGCGGTGGCCAATGTGGCACGCATTATCTTACTGTGCTTTGAAGCGCCTGCCAGCGGCCTGATCAACAATGGGCCGTACTGGGGCATGGTTGGAGTCTGCGCACTGGTGTTTTTGGCGTTTGTGCCCAGGCAGTTTTTTGTGTTCAACTTGGCGTATGCCGCGCTGAGTCTGGCTTTGCCCTGGCTCCTGCCGGGATCGGCGGCGCTCCACAACGTCTTCGAGTGGCTGAGGGTGCAGCTCAATGCGGTGGTGGTGCTGTCGCTGATTTGGGGCCTGGCGTGGTTCCGCACGCAGCACGCCGCCCAAGCCGTTACCCAAGAACAGCTGCGGCAGATGGCTTTCACTGACCCCCTGACCCAGCTTCCCAACCGCCGCGCCGTGTATCCGGCAGTGGACGCGCTGCTCAGCGCCGCCGCTCGGGGGCAGGCCGGTTCACTGCTGCTGATCGACCTCGACCACTTCAAACGCGTCAATGACGAGTGCGGCCACGGCGTCGGGGATGAAGTTCTGGTCGCGGCAGCCAGAGTGCTGCAAAATGCCGTCACCGAAGTGGGGGCCGCGCCGCCGACAGTGGGCCGCTGGGGCGGGGAGGAATTTATCGTGGTGATGCCGGGAGCTGCCGCCGAGCGTGCCAGGTTCCGTGCTGAGCAGCTCTTGGTCGACTTCCGGGCGCACGCTTGGCCGCATCACCTGCGCCTGACCATCAGCATCGGCCTCAGCACGGTGCGCCCCGGTGAGGCCTTCAGCACGCTGCTGGCCCGCGCCGATGAGTCCATGTACGCGGCCAAGTCAGCAGGACGCGACCGCGTGGGTGTCGAGCACGTCAAGATGGATGACGCGGAGGCCGAGTACGGCCCAGCGCACTGA
- the smpB gene encoding SsrA-binding protein SmpB has product MRPVYTNRRAHYDYELLERFEAGISLTGSEVKSIRAGGVDFRDAFARLQGHDLDLEGLYIPEYKDASYNNHTPRRTRRLLLNREEIGKIERQLKIKGLSLIPTRLYQKGRFFKVEVALARGKKLHDKRRAEADKEARKEIRNA; this is encoded by the coding sequence ATGCGGCCCGTGTATACCAACCGCCGCGCACATTACGACTATGAACTGCTGGAACGGTTCGAGGCGGGCATCAGTTTAACCGGCAGTGAGGTCAAAAGCATTCGCGCCGGTGGCGTGGATTTCCGCGACGCTTTTGCCCGCTTGCAAGGCCACGACCTTGACCTTGAAGGGCTGTACATTCCTGAATACAAAGATGCCAGCTACAACAACCACACCCCCCGCCGCACCCGCCGCCTGCTCTTAAACCGCGAAGAAATCGGAAAAATAGAACGCCAACTCAAAATTAAAGGGCTGAGTCTCATTCCCACCCGCCTTTACCAAAAAGGCCGCTTCTTTAAAGTGGAAGTGGCGCTGGCACGCGGTAAAAAGCTGCACGACAAGCGCCGCGCCGAGGCCGACAAAGAAGCCCGCAAAGAAATCAGGAACGCATGA
- a CDS encoding N-acetylmuramoyl-L-alanine amidase, with protein sequence MKPSLQRSLFQDLRLRAGLLAALFLLGVAGAQYAYSKLTLGGRDAQAIVLGGAEYASQLTVEGLSAVKVSREDPYVRVSGLGHELILPIDQDSERAATDFNTVQLDSTRLKARTATLVNGEVYLPLDTLARGLGADYRTGDFSLPAAALTNVSSRAGKDTDRIVLDFSRDLQYAANFSGNILTLTLKGVNANPRTYATRGAFVPQFEVKTAQGNASIAIPLGNGAGYRLFKVIRPGSVRLVLDVGPGLPRNIAALADVPRSPLIVLDPAPKGGGSVDIPLEVARATGELLSKAGWQVQLTRSSAGRLPVAQREKLARQSQVFVTLSVGRFPGSGRKGITLYQPVGDQNAQIINAFRSGAGGSDLVRAAVGDGGETKRLAELLMGELGSRGLKAGAEQIPRLFLPGEAPHASFELELGWPQNAGDLANLITAQRTVKVSEALALSVATFLKARATNLTGSGQ encoded by the coding sequence ATGAAGCCCAGTTTGCAAAGAAGTCTGTTCCAAGATTTGCGCCTGCGGGCCGGACTGCTGGCCGCTCTTTTTTTGCTGGGCGTCGCCGGAGCGCAGTACGCCTACAGCAAGCTGACGCTGGGCGGCCGGGACGCTCAGGCCATCGTGCTGGGCGGAGCCGAATACGCCTCGCAGCTCACCGTCGAGGGGCTGAGCGCCGTCAAAGTCAGCCGCGAAGACCCTTACGTGCGTGTCAGCGGCCTGGGCCACGAGCTGATCTTGCCGATCGACCAAGATTCCGAGCGGGCCGCCACCGACTTCAACACCGTGCAGCTTGACAGCACCCGCCTCAAAGCCCGCACCGCCACGCTGGTGAACGGCGAAGTGTACTTGCCGCTTGACACCCTGGCACGCGGTCTGGGCGCGGACTACCGCACCGGCGATTTCTCGCTGCCCGCTGCGGCCCTGACCAACGTGTCTTCGCGGGCCGGAAAAGACACCGACCGGATCGTGCTGGATTTCAGCCGTGACCTTCAGTACGCCGCCAATTTCAGCGGCAACATCCTGACCCTGACCCTCAAAGGCGTCAACGCCAATCCGCGCACCTACGCCACGCGCGGCGCGTTCGTGCCGCAGTTTGAAGTCAAAACCGCGCAGGGCAACGCCAGCATCGCCATTCCGCTGGGCAACGGCGCAGGCTACCGGCTGTTCAAGGTGATCCGCCCCGGCAGCGTGCGACTGGTTCTCGATGTCGGCCCCGGATTGCCGCGCAACATCGCTGCGCTCGCGGATGTGCCGCGCTCGCCGCTGATCGTCCTTGATCCGGCTCCCAAAGGCGGCGGCAGCGTGGATATTCCGCTCGAAGTCGCCCGCGCCACCGGCGAGCTACTCAGCAAAGCGGGCTGGCAAGTCCAGCTCACCCGCAGCTCGGCGGGCCGGCTCCCGGTGGCCCAGCGAGAAAAGCTGGCCCGTCAAAGCCAAGTCTTTGTCACGCTCAGTGTGGGGCGCTTTCCCGGCTCAGGCCGAAAAGGTATCACCCTTTATCAGCCGGTGGGCGACCAAAACGCCCAGATCATCAACGCTTTTCGCAGCGGGGCCGGTGGTAGCGACCTGGTGCGGGCAGCGGTGGGCGACGGCGGCGAAACCAAGCGGCTGGCCGAACTGCTGATGGGCGAACTCGGTTCACGCGGCCTCAAAGCCGGAGCCGAGCAAATCCCGCGCCTCTTTTTGCCGGGTGAGGCTCCGCACGCTTCATTTGAACTCGAACTCGGCTGGCCGCAAAACGCCGGCGACCTCGCCAACCTGATCACGGCCCAGCGCACCGTCAAAGTCTCGGAAGCGCTGGCCCTGAGCGTGGCCACCTTCCTCAAAGCGCGGGCCACCAACCTGACCGGAAGCGGCCAATGA
- a CDS encoding GerMN domain-containing protein, with protein sequence MKRLFTPINILGLLVLALSLAVRNWVSQPPPAPTPPALQLEVVQPITVTLYFSNGNVDSFVTEDRSVSVEGQSPGKVAQAELNAWARGPLKGKGLRVIPQGSAVPDVWVRGPHFYVNLPSSYAQFNYGVSGERMILCSLTRTLLDKTGKDVLFLLGGQSAPTLLGHMDLTRPYGKADCQD encoded by the coding sequence ATGAAGCGCCTCTTTACGCCCATCAACATTTTGGGCTTGCTGGTGTTGGCGCTCTCGCTGGCGGTTCGCAACTGGGTCTCGCAGCCGCCGCCCGCGCCGACGCCGCCCGCGCTTCAACTCGAAGTGGTGCAGCCGATTACCGTCACGCTGTACTTCTCAAACGGCAACGTGGACAGTTTCGTGACTGAAGACCGCAGCGTGAGCGTTGAAGGCCAGTCGCCGGGCAAAGTCGCGCAGGCCGAGCTGAACGCCTGGGCGCGTGGCCCGCTCAAGGGCAAAGGGCTGCGGGTCATTCCGCAGGGCAGCGCCGTGCCGGACGTGTGGGTGCGCGGCCCGCACTTTTATGTCAACTTGCCCAGCAGCTATGCTCAGTTCAATTACGGCGTCAGCGGCGAGCGGATGATCCTTTGCTCGCTGACCCGCACCCTGCTCGACAAAACCGGCAAAGACGTGCTGTTTTTGCTGGGCGGTCAAAGTGCGCCGACTTTGCTCGGCCACATGGATCTGACCCGCCCGTACGGCAAGGCGGATTGCCAAGACTGA